Proteins from a genomic interval of Fimbriimonadaceae bacterium:
- the rsmA gene encoding ribosomal RNA small subunit methyltransferase A: MRADKRFGQHFLVSEKVVRAIVGQVTGCASSLEVGPGPGVLTGPLCASLGRVCAVEVDETVLPPLREAAPDAEIIVGDALRLDLRAVLEGLPRPRALVSNMPYNITGPLLTAFAACRDSWDVGVLMMQREVGVRVMAPAGDSSRGSLSVFLQAQFDITTVCHAPPGAFLPPPKVDSIVLKFVPRLKVDLDRAPTFFEVVRRGFAHPRKTLTNNLGDRAAWAPVLASVGLAETVRPHQLTLDQWEELAAHGPR, from the coding sequence GTGCGTGCCGACAAGCGGTTCGGCCAGCACTTCCTTGTGTCGGAAAAGGTCGTCCGGGCCATTGTCGGCCAAGTGACCGGGTGTGCGTCGTCCCTCGAGGTCGGCCCCGGGCCCGGCGTCCTGACCGGCCCTCTCTGCGCTTCCTTGGGCCGCGTCTGCGCGGTCGAGGTTGACGAGACAGTCCTCCCTCCGCTCCGTGAAGCCGCCCCAGACGCGGAGATCATCGTCGGCGACGCCCTGCGCCTCGACTTGAGGGCCGTCCTGGAGGGCTTGCCCCGGCCGCGGGCCCTGGTCAGCAACATGCCGTACAACATCACCGGCCCCCTGTTGACGGCTTTTGCGGCCTGCCGCGACTCGTGGGACGTCGGAGTGCTGATGATGCAACGCGAGGTCGGCGTCCGTGTCATGGCCCCGGCAGGCGATTCCTCACGGGGGTCACTCTCGGTCTTTCTGCAAGCTCAGTTCGACATCACCACGGTCTGTCATGCCCCTCCTGGGGCGTTTTTGCCTCCGCCCAAGGTGGACAGCATCGTCTTGAAGTTCGTTCCGCGCCTTAAAGTCGACCTGGACCGGGCACCGACGTTCTTCGAGGTGGTGCGCCGGGGATTCGCCCACCCCCGAAAGACGTTGACGAACAACTTGGGCGACCGGGCGGCTTGGGCTCCGGTACTGGCCTCGGTCGGGCTGGCCGAGACCGTCCGCCCCCACCAACTCACCTTGGACCAGTGGGAGGAGCTCGCCGCCCATGGTCCCCGCTGA
- the queG gene encoding tRNA epoxyqueuosine(34) reductase QueG — MVPADGLKAEAFRLGFTSVGVCAPDPPESMGHYQAWLDAGHHGTMEYMARSVAMRGDLETLLPGVKSVICVGLNYNQPVTHEEGQPRIARYALGRDYHKVMRGRLKRLAQWISDGQSGVASRACVDSAPVMEREYAHRAGLGWFGKNTCLIDSRTGSWFFIGTLLTTAEFERDRPAVGGCGTCTACVDACPTGAIVQLQGAWSVDARRCISYLTIEEKSPELQGDVSGWTVGCDVCQDVCPFNQRRDSQPERAPFTGDADLTATRAWPPLEKLMSISWEDWDVLTRGSAVRRVGWEGLRRNATANHGSRRRKND; from the coding sequence ATGGTCCCCGCTGACGGGCTCAAGGCGGAGGCCTTCCGGCTCGGCTTCACGTCAGTAGGCGTCTGCGCGCCGGACCCTCCCGAGTCCATGGGCCACTACCAAGCGTGGCTCGACGCGGGTCACCACGGAACGATGGAGTACATGGCCCGCTCGGTGGCGATGCGGGGCGACCTCGAAACACTCCTTCCGGGGGTGAAGTCAGTGATATGCGTCGGACTGAACTACAACCAGCCGGTGACTCATGAGGAGGGCCAGCCAAGGATCGCCCGGTACGCCTTGGGCCGCGACTATCACAAAGTCATGCGCGGCCGCCTCAAGCGCCTGGCCCAATGGATCAGCGACGGGCAGTCGGGGGTGGCCAGCCGGGCGTGCGTGGACAGCGCCCCGGTGATGGAGCGTGAGTACGCCCACCGCGCCGGGCTCGGGTGGTTTGGAAAGAACACATGCCTCATCGACAGCCGGACGGGCAGTTGGTTCTTCATCGGGACGCTGTTGACCACGGCGGAGTTCGAGCGTGACCGGCCGGCTGTCGGGGGTTGCGGGACGTGCACGGCTTGTGTCGACGCCTGCCCGACCGGGGCGATCGTTCAGCTACAGGGGGCCTGGTCAGTGGACGCCCGACGTTGCATCAGCTACCTGACGATCGAAGAGAAGAGTCCCGAACTCCAGGGCGACGTCTCCGGATGGACGGTGGGGTGCGACGTGTGCCAGGACGTCTGTCCATTCAACCAGCGACGCGACAGCCAGCCTGAGCGGGCGCCGTTCACTGGCGACGCTGACTTGACCGCGACGAGGGCCTGGCCTCCTCTGGAGAAGCTGATGTCCATCTCGTGGGAAGACTGGGACGTTCTGACGCGAGGATCGGCGGTCCGCCGGGTCGGCTGGGAGGGGTTACGTCGGAATGCGACCGCAAATCACGGCAGCCGCCGGCGGAAGAATGACTAG
- a CDS encoding SH3 domain-containing protein: MRAYVIAGLALVAAAGLVPQAAQGQDPQKKPNERVVKTEKSVKKIPFKVRYVPDRNVGAGRIVPATDAKEGRDGEETTTVTKEYVDGKVVATNTLVEVTTKPVDLVFKVGMEGHNAVSRGSYTRGKVLDVVATAYMPNEGRMNPGSSTATGRRAEFGIVAVDPRVIPLNSILFVEGYGLAIAADTGGAIKGNRIDVCLSSRAEMRAWGRKKVRVHVLREEKRKQADNDDEVGFAPLPVMALDGQVTLAALYQDPDDDPHSHDPASTPGLTAEEAARAKAGATKPKPPADTGSSKPARPERPTSTKAKFPREATVTKTDVIVRSKPTTDSDRVDVVTEGDTVTLWGDVRGWFRVKLDNGKAGYIRADLLGAASGSSGRKVKVTGTNIIVRSGASTSSSRVAMVSSGDTVTVVGEKNGWYKVKTSDGETGYIRADLLGGKSSSSNTMTVVKDQVLVRSKPTTKSSRVGNLSQGEKVVVLGKTNGWYKIRLESGKTGYVRADMLGRSGR; this comes from the coding sequence ATGCGAGCATATGTCATAGCCGGGCTGGCCCTGGTCGCCGCCGCGGGGCTTGTCCCGCAGGCCGCGCAAGGCCAAGACCCCCAAAAGAAGCCGAACGAGCGCGTCGTCAAGACGGAAAAGTCGGTCAAGAAGATCCCATTTAAGGTCCGCTACGTGCCGGACCGCAACGTCGGGGCGGGCCGCATCGTGCCGGCCACCGATGCGAAAGAAGGCCGTGACGGCGAAGAGACCACGACGGTCACCAAAGAGTATGTCGACGGTAAGGTCGTCGCGACAAACACCCTCGTCGAGGTCACGACAAAGCCGGTCGACCTGGTGTTCAAGGTCGGAATGGAGGGCCACAACGCGGTCAGCCGCGGCTCCTACACCCGTGGGAAGGTCCTCGACGTCGTCGCCACCGCCTACATGCCCAACGAAGGGCGGATGAACCCGGGCAGCAGCACTGCGACGGGTCGCCGCGCCGAGTTCGGGATCGTCGCCGTCGACCCCCGGGTCATCCCGTTGAACTCGATCCTCTTTGTGGAGGGCTATGGTCTGGCCATCGCCGCCGACACGGGAGGGGCGATCAAGGGCAACCGGATCGACGTCTGCCTGTCGTCTCGGGCCGAGATGCGCGCCTGGGGACGCAAGAAAGTCCGCGTCCACGTCCTTCGCGAGGAAAAGAGGAAGCAGGCGGACAATGATGACGAGGTCGGCTTTGCGCCACTCCCGGTCATGGCGCTTGACGGCCAGGTCACCTTGGCGGCGCTCTACCAGGACCCTGACGACGACCCCCACAGCCACGACCCCGCGAGCACGCCGGGCCTGACCGCCGAAGAGGCGGCCCGGGCAAAGGCAGGAGCCACCAAACCGAAGCCGCCGGCCGACACGGGCTCGTCCAAACCGGCAAGGCCGGAGCGGCCAACGTCGACCAAAGCGAAGTTTCCCCGTGAGGCCACCGTCACGAAGACCGACGTCATCGTCCGGTCCAAGCCCACGACCGACTCGGACCGGGTCGACGTCGTCACCGAAGGCGACACCGTCACCCTGTGGGGAGACGTGCGTGGCTGGTTCCGCGTGAAGCTCGACAACGGCAAGGCGGGATACATCCGGGCGGACTTGCTCGGTGCGGCTTCCGGCTCGTCGGGCCGCAAGGTCAAGGTCACGGGCACCAACATCATCGTCCGTTCGGGTGCGTCGACCAGTTCGTCGAGGGTGGCGATGGTCAGCAGCGGAGACACGGTCACCGTCGTCGGCGAAAAGAACGGTTGGTACAAGGTCAAGACTTCCGACGGTGAGACCGGCTACATCCGCGCCGACCTTTTGGGCGGCAAGAGCAGTTCGAGCAACACCATGACGGTGGTCAAGGACCAGGTGCTCGTGCGGTCAAAGCCTACGACCAAGTCGAGCCGGGTCGGCAACCTGAGCCAGGGTGAAAAGGTCGTGGTGTTGGGCAAGACCAACGGTTGGTACAAAATCAGGCTTGAATCTGGCAAGACCGGCTACGTCCGTGCCGACATGCTGGGTAGGTCAGGCCGCTGA